One region of Lactobacillus johnsonii genomic DNA includes:
- a CDS encoding TVP38/TMEM64 family protein: MSTKTSRKLINILTIVTTIILILLSIYWYRLGIFTSQEKMKAYLADKQIIGPLIFTLIQIIQVVIPIIPGGVSLLGGVIFFGPIWGFIYNYVGICIGSIILFFLARHYGRPFILHLVSEKTYEKYMKWTANQKKFNWFFGLCIIAPMAPDDILCMIAGLTEMKFSTYLWIILLGKPWTIAAYSLGLVYGAKWLVKLVGK, translated from the coding sequence ATGTCTACTAAAACGAGTCGTAAATTAATTAACATTTTGACTATTGTTACTACAATTATTTTAATTTTGCTAAGTATTTATTGGTATAGATTAGGAATTTTTACCAGCCAAGAAAAAATGAAGGCCTATCTAGCAGACAAGCAAATTATCGGTCCTTTGATTTTTACACTAATTCAGATAATTCAAGTTGTAATCCCCATTATCCCAGGTGGAGTTTCACTGCTTGGAGGAGTAATATTTTTTGGCCCAATATGGGGTTTTATTTACAATTATGTTGGGATATGTATAGGATCTATTATTTTGTTCTTTTTAGCCAGACATTATGGTAGACCCTTTATCTTGCATTTAGTTTCTGAAAAAACCTATGAAAAATACATGAAGTGGACAGCAAATCAGAAGAAGTTTAATTGGTTTTTTGGCCTATGTATTATTGCGCCAATGGCGCCAGATGACATTTTATGTATGATCGCCGGCTTAACTGAAATGAAGTTCTCAACATATTTATGGATAATTTTATTAGGAAAACCTTGGACCATTGCAGCTTACAGTTTAGGATTAGTTTATGGTGCAAAATGGTTAGTGAAGTTAGTAGGCAAGTAA
- a CDS encoding alpha/beta hydrolase fold domain-containing protein translates to MVVIKKDIIYDENNNLKTDIYFPNDTTSQTKLLIFWHGGGWFAGSKNDVKDLGIKFANAGFMTLIPDYRLAPEFTYPAAHQDSKKFVEWLLDSNYTDADDQQNIVQIGASVGGTLALYIAGIYGFPTVTWSASVDFSNWMKNHQDVIPSRYGANELKLTNLYDIFESFYKFFVKTYAGKNDQAILKKMDVENYDLSHLGRLKMINSAHELVPLSGILKFVDFLANNDHEVELLVIKGHRHAMDYAKDYIDKSLDFLYQTIKEKKND, encoded by the coding sequence ATGGTTGTTATAAAAAAAGATATAATTTACGATGAAAATAACAATTTGAAGACTGATATCTATTTTCCAAATGATACTACTTCACAAACAAAACTCTTAATCTTTTGGCATGGTGGAGGATGGTTTGCAGGTTCTAAAAACGATGTTAAAGATCTAGGAATAAAATTCGCAAATGCTGGTTTTATGACCTTAATTCCTGATTATCGCTTAGCACCTGAATTTACTTATCCAGCTGCACACCAAGATAGTAAGAAATTTGTTGAATGGCTTTTAGATTCTAATTATACCGATGCTGACGATCAACAAAATATCGTGCAAATTGGTGCCAGTGTCGGCGGCACACTAGCCTTATATATTGCTGGAATTTATGGTTTTCCTACAGTCACGTGGTCAGCATCCGTAGACTTCTCAAATTGGATGAAAAATCATCAAGACGTTATTCCGTCAAGATACGGAGCGAATGAATTAAAACTAACAAATTTATATGATATTTTTGAATCATTCTATAAATTTTTTGTAAAAACCTATGCTGGGAAAAATGATCAAGCTATTTTGAAAAAAATGGATGTCGAAAATTATGATCTTAGCCATTTGGGCCGGCTAAAAATGATCAATTCTGCTCACGAATTAGTCCCACTATCTGGCATCTTAAAATTTGTCGACTTTTTAGCTAACAATGACCATGAAGTTGAATTATTAGTCATTAAAGGACATCGCCATGCAATGGATTATGCCAAGGATTACATTGACAAATCTTTAGATTTTCTATATCAGACAATCAAGGAGAAAAAGAATGATTAA
- a CDS encoding NAD-dependent succinate-semialdehyde dehydrogenase, with amino-acid sequence MSKYESINPYTNQLIKSYPNATQEEIEQALAAGEKLYLTCHSQLPATRSERLHKIADNFKKHREEMAKTMTLEMGKLYRESLEEVDLCINICNYYAEKAPKMLEPTPLETNLGTAYYLKQSTGIIMACEPWNFPLYQVIRVFAPNFMVGNPIILKHAHNVPASAQLTEKIITEAGAPKASLQNLFLSYDQIGDVIVDKRVQGVAVTGSERGGSSVAEAAGKNIKKSTMELGGNDPFIVLADADSTVLKNVLSDARTYNCGQVCTSSKRIIVVESRYDEVMKFLHHTFSNLKPGNPLDENKNLAPMNSQQAADKLAAQVKKGIEHGAEVAYQYPEIHSTGAFFRPMILTNIDQHNPLFDEELFGPVAEVFKVKDEKEAIALANNSSFGLGSSIISENKIHAKEVASEIETGMTVINGRWITAPELPFGGVKKSGYGRELSELGLMSFVNEHLVIDVSK; translated from the coding sequence ATGTCCAAATACGAATCAATTAATCCATATACAAATCAACTAATTAAAAGTTACCCTAATGCTACTCAAGAAGAAATTGAGCAAGCACTTGCTGCTGGTGAAAAACTATACCTAACATGTCATTCGCAATTACCTGCAACGAGAAGTGAACGGCTCCATAAGATAGCTGACAATTTTAAAAAGCATCGTGAAGAAATGGCAAAAACTATGACTTTAGAAATGGGAAAATTATATCGAGAATCGCTCGAAGAAGTAGATTTATGCATAAATATTTGTAACTACTATGCCGAAAAAGCTCCTAAAATGCTCGAACCTACACCTTTAGAAACCAATTTAGGCACGGCTTATTATTTAAAGCAATCCACAGGAATTATTATGGCTTGCGAGCCTTGGAACTTTCCACTCTATCAAGTAATCAGAGTCTTCGCACCTAACTTCATGGTTGGAAATCCAATTATTCTTAAACATGCCCATAATGTACCTGCTTCAGCACAATTAACTGAAAAAATTATCACAGAAGCTGGAGCTCCAAAAGCAAGTTTGCAAAACTTATTTTTATCTTATGACCAAATTGGGGATGTAATTGTTGATAAACGTGTTCAAGGGGTTGCCGTTACTGGTTCAGAACGTGGTGGAAGCAGCGTTGCCGAAGCAGCCGGTAAAAATATTAAAAAATCAACAATGGAATTAGGCGGAAATGATCCCTTTATTGTTTTAGCAGATGCTGATTCTACGGTATTAAAGAATGTATTAAGTGACGCCAGAACTTACAACTGTGGTCAAGTCTGCACTTCTTCTAAACGAATTATTGTTGTCGAATCACGCTATGATGAAGTAATGAAGTTTCTACACCATACTTTTTCTAACCTTAAACCAGGTAATCCATTAGATGAAAATAAAAATCTGGCACCAATGAATTCTCAACAAGCAGCTGATAAATTAGCTGCACAAGTCAAAAAAGGAATTGAACATGGAGCAGAAGTTGCTTACCAATATCCAGAAATTCACAGTACTGGTGCCTTCTTCCGCCCAATGATCTTAACCAATATTGATCAACACAATCCATTATTTGATGAAGAACTATTTGGGCCAGTGGCTGAAGTATTTAAAGTCAAAGATGAAAAAGAGGCGATTGCCTTAGCAAATAATTCAAGTTTTGGTCTAGGTTCCAGTATTATTTCTGAAAATAAGATTCATGCAAAAGAAGTTGCTAGTGAAATTGAAACTGGTATGACAGTTATTAACGGTCGCTGGATCACAGCTCCAGAATTACCATTTGGTGGTGTTAAGAAATCCGGCTATGGCCGTGAATTAAGCGAACTTGGCTTGATGTCATTTGTAAATGAACATTTAGTTATTGACGTTTCAAAATAA
- a CDS encoding zinc ribbon domain-containing protein codes for MKCPNCGEDVKSTDKKCPNCNFDLEKFRKEFFTGQEQKVTRNEENDGNQLNRGSRSTKKIEPKKQNSTIATMINWIQVNSMIIFVVGIILLILTSFSPPLGWSCFFALLIWLFIVCDKNKGKTTEQYTVDQRLTEHVNKVGSDVVNSFEEGESKVKARRQKIDSKLGRDPDAIKKVVKQKRTATQLGVVLIAVLNLLLVFSGPFSSGMMQGYQALSISKALLSIGRFNGKYIFIGYGMWLLLVGVPIAVIILTIKNGRNNKRIVFFLSLIESIVLVVCAVELIFMNAGSSLGITNNAAANSVEIQRIVANAISFGVSTYLLFVSSILLTVVAFRSMRQN; via the coding sequence ATGAAGTGTCCAAATTGTGGAGAAGATGTAAAATCTACAGATAAAAAGTGCCCTAATTGTAACTTTGATTTAGAAAAATTTAGAAAAGAATTTTTTACGGGACAAGAACAGAAAGTAACACGTAATGAAGAAAATGATGGTAATCAATTAAATAGGGGAAGTAGATCAACTAAAAAAATTGAGCCAAAAAAACAAAATTCTACCATTGCGACAATGATTAATTGGATTCAAGTAAATTCAATGATTATTTTTGTTGTTGGAATTATTCTTTTGATTTTGACAAGTTTTTCTCCACCTTTAGGATGGTCCTGCTTCTTTGCTTTATTGATCTGGCTTTTCATTGTCTGCGATAAAAATAAGGGAAAGACTACAGAACAATATACAGTTGACCAGCGACTAACTGAACATGTTAATAAGGTTGGTTCAGATGTAGTTAATTCTTTTGAAGAAGGGGAAAGTAAAGTAAAAGCACGTCGCCAAAAGATAGATAGTAAATTGGGTCGTGATCCTGATGCTATAAAAAAGGTTGTTAAACAAAAGAGAACTGCAACTCAATTAGGAGTAGTTTTAATTGCTGTTTTAAACCTATTGCTAGTTTTTAGTGGTCCATTTTCATCTGGAATGATGCAGGGCTATCAAGCCTTATCTATTTCTAAGGCGTTGCTTTCAATTGGCAGATTTAACGGTAAATATATCTTTATTGGATATGGGATGTGGCTTCTTTTAGTTGGAGTGCCTATTGCAGTTATCATTTTAACGATAAAGAACGGCAGAAATAATAAGAGGATTGTCTTTTTCCTATCTTTAATTGAATCGATTGTTTTAGTAGTTTGTGCTGTGGAACTAATCTTTATGAATGCTGGATCTTCCTTAGGTATTACAAATAATGCAGCCGCAAATAGTGTTGAAATTCAGAGAATTGTTGCAAATGCAATTTCCTTTGGCGTTTCTACATACTTATTGTTTGTGTCAAGCATTCTTTTAACTGTAGTTGCTTTCCGCAGTATGAGACAAAATTAA
- a CDS encoding TVP38/TMEM64 family protein, translated as MTKKLRKVILIFCGILVAGILLYLLYRDYRPEIDVLMHSDSHTKTKLLYLIRQHEVRDSLFLLGLITVLNAIPGMSNSVFCILAGLCYGPWIGLAINWCGNIIGNCIVASLIKRVSFSHNFKKNKLLNWLMNQEHPSLGMTLGFMVPVIPSVLVDYTAVRLGIPVNKFLLMVIVGMFPTSFIYAFGGDAIFNGDFKKLAGALIGVAILFIMAWWLVSMASKKRERAE; from the coding sequence ATGACAAAAAAATTGAGAAAAGTAATATTGATTTTTTGCGGAATTTTAGTAGCAGGGATTTTACTCTACTTACTTTACCGTGACTATCGCCCCGAGATTGATGTTCTTATGCATTCAGACAGTCATACAAAGACAAAACTACTTTATCTAATTCGGCAACATGAGGTGAGGGATAGTTTATTTTTATTAGGACTAATAACTGTTCTAAACGCCATTCCTGGCATGTCAAATTCTGTTTTCTGTATTTTAGCGGGACTTTGTTACGGACCTTGGATTGGCTTAGCTATTAATTGGTGTGGTAATATTATTGGAAATTGTATTGTGGCAAGTTTAATTAAGAGAGTCAGTTTTTCGCATAATTTTAAGAAAAATAAACTTCTTAATTGGTTGATGAATCAGGAGCATCCAAGTTTAGGGATGACTTTAGGATTTATGGTTCCTGTTATTCCAAGTGTGTTAGTAGATTATACCGCGGTCAGATTAGGTATACCTGTTAATAAATTTTTGTTAATGGTAATCGTAGGGATGTTTCCTACTTCATTTATTTATGCATTTGGTGGGGATGCAATTTTTAATGGCGATTTTAAGAAATTAGCAGGTGCCTTAATTGGAGTAGCGATTTTATTTATTATGGCTTGGTGGTTAGTCAGTATGGCATCTAAAAAGAGAGAAAGGGCGGAATAG
- a CDS encoding Cof-type HAD-IIB family hydrolase: protein MTAKLIFSDIDGTLITSDGDVSPATIDAIRKQIIAGNLFIPVSVRMPKGIMNVVDKITNFCPIIAYNGALVLDEMGRPLNSQFFDAAKAVKLINEVKSIKNSDLAWNVYSGYNWFSSLEKSSLVEKEEKIVGVKSLPVSIDQIKDLKGVHKMLIIGDPDTLNELLPTLQQKFSDLSFVKAAPQLLEIIPKGVNKGKAVEIVLDSFAVDKSNAWAFGDNYNDEAMLRAVGHPFLMENAPEDFKNKVNFPITLDNDHDGIAAVLNKISN from the coding sequence ATGACAGCCAAACTTATTTTTAGCGATATCGATGGAACACTAATTACGTCTGACGGCGATGTTTCACCTGCTACTATCGACGCAATTCGAAAACAAATTATAGCTGGCAACCTCTTCATTCCTGTCTCTGTTCGCATGCCGAAGGGAATTATGAATGTTGTAGATAAAATTACTAATTTTTGTCCGATTATTGCTTATAATGGGGCTTTAGTCTTAGATGAAATGGGGCGCCCTCTTAATTCGCAATTTTTTGATGCTGCAAAAGCAGTTAAGTTAATCAACGAAGTAAAATCTATTAAAAATTCAGATCTCGCTTGGAATGTCTATAGTGGCTATAATTGGTTTTCATCACTTGAGAAAAGCTCTTTGGTAGAAAAAGAAGAAAAAATAGTTGGCGTTAAATCTCTTCCTGTTTCGATAGATCAAATAAAAGATTTAAAAGGCGTTCACAAAATGTTAATTATTGGAGATCCCGACACTCTCAATGAACTTCTACCTACTCTCCAACAAAAGTTTTCAGATTTATCTTTTGTCAAAGCCGCTCCTCAGCTTTTAGAAATTATTCCTAAAGGAGTCAATAAAGGAAAGGCAGTTGAAATTGTTCTTGATAGTTTTGCTGTCGATAAAAGTAATGCCTGGGCTTTTGGTGATAATTATAATGACGAGGCAATGCTAAGAGCAGTAGGTCATCCTTTTTTAATGGAGAATGCACCTGAGGATTTTAAAAATAAAGTTAATTTTCCCATTACCTTAGATAATGACCATGATGGAATTGCAGCTGTTTTAAATAAAATATCTAATTAA